From Triticum aestivum cultivar Chinese Spring chromosome 4A, IWGSC CS RefSeq v2.1, whole genome shotgun sequence, a single genomic window includes:
- the LOC123085418 gene encoding AT-hook motif nuclear-localized protein 19: MGSMDGHPLQGNHAYAHVPAGSNNDEDDASPPPSAGGGSSGSGRRPRGRPPGSKNKPKPPVVVTRESPNAMRSHVLEIASGADIVEAIAAFSRRRQRGVSVLSGSGAVTNVTLRQPAGTGAAAVALRGRFEILSLSGAFLPAPAPPGATGLAVYLAGGQGQVVGGSVMGELLASGPVMVIAATFGNATYERLPLDQDAEEGAVLSGSEGAATQLEQQGSGGAAVPPPMYAVPQTPPSDVFGQWGQAAVARPPPTSF, translated from the coding sequence ATGGGGAGCATGGACGGCCACCCGCTCCAGGGCAACCACGCCTACGCCCACGTCCCTGCCGGCAGCAACAACGACGAGGACGacgcgtcgccgccgccctcggccGGCGGGGGCTCCTCGGGGTCGGGCCGCCGGCCGCGCGGCAGGCCCCCGGGGTCCAAGAACAAGCCCAAGCCGCCCGTGGTGGTGACGCGGGAGAGCCCCAACGCGATGCGCTCCCACGTGCTGGAGATCGCCAGCGGGGCCGACATCGTGGAGGCCATCGCGGCCTTCTCCCGCCGCAGGCAGCGCGGCGTCTCCGTCCTCAGCGGGAGCGGCGCCGTCACCAACGTCACGCTGCGCCAGCCCGCGGGGACCGGGGCGGCCGCCGTCGCCCTAAGGGGGCGCTTCGAGATACTCTCCCTGTCCGGCGCCTTCctcccggcgccggcgccgcccggGGCGACGGGGCTCGCCGTCTACCTCGCCGGCGGGCAGGGGCAGGTGGTCGGGGGCAGCGTGATGGGGGAGCTTCTCGCGTCCGGCCCCGTCATGGTGATCGCGGCCACGTTCGGCAACGCCACGTACGAGAGGCTGCCGCTGGATCAAGACGCCGAGGAGGGCGCCGTGCTGTCCGGGTCGGAGGGCGCCGCCACGCAGCTGGAGCAGCAGGGCAGCGGGGGCGCCGCCGTGCCCCCGCCGATGTACGCGGTGCCGCAGACGCCGCCTAGCGACGTGTTCGGGCAGTGGGGGCAGGCGGCCGTGGCGCGGCCTCCGCCGACGTCATTCTAG